In Vicugna pacos chromosome 10, VicPac4, whole genome shotgun sequence, the following proteins share a genomic window:
- the RPL27A gene encoding large ribosomal subunit protein uL15, whose protein sequence is MPSRLRKTRKLRGHVSHGHGRIGKHRKHPGGRGNAGGMHHHRINFDKYHPGYFGKVGMRHYHLKRNQSFCPTVNLDKLWTLVSEQTRVNAAKNKTGAAPIIDVVRSGYYKVLGKGKLPKQPVIVKAKFFSRRAEEKIKGVGGACVLVA, encoded by the exons ATG CCATCCAGACTAAGGAAGACCCGGAAACTTAGGGGCCACGTGAGCCACGGCCACGGCCGCATCG GCAAACACCGGAAGCATCCGGGAGGCCGGGGTAATGCTGGTGGCATGCATCACCACAGGATCAACTTCGACAAATA TCACCCAGGATACTTTGGGAAAGTTGGTATGAGGCATTACCACTTAAAGAGGAACCAAAGCTTCTGCCCAACTGTCAACCTTGATAAATTATGGACCTTGGTCAGTGAGCAGACACGGGTAAATGCTGCCAAGAACAAGACTGGAGCTGCTCCTATCATTGATGTGGTGCGATCG GGCTACTACAAAGTTCTGGGGAAGGGAAAGCTTCCTAAGCAGCCTGTCATCGTGAAGGCCAAATTCTTCAGCAGAAGAGCTGAGGAGAAGATTAAGGGTGTGGGTGGTGCCTGTGTCCTGGTAGCTTGA